A genome region from Streptomyces pratensis includes the following:
- the rsfS gene encoding ribosome silencing factor, whose protein sequence is MTATDRSIELINAAAQAAADRLAHDIIAYDVSDVLSITDAFLLASAPNDRQVKSIVDEIEERLQKELGAKPVRREGDRDARWILLDYVDIVIHVQHSEERVFYALERLWKDCPEIALPEDAIKTRGKAEEHAQLNGGTEGDQS, encoded by the coding sequence GTGACCGCCACGGACCGCTCCATCGAGCTCATCAACGCCGCCGCCCAGGCGGCGGCCGACCGGCTCGCGCACGACATCATCGCCTACGACGTCAGCGACGTGCTGTCGATCACCGACGCCTTCCTGCTTGCCTCGGCTCCCAACGACCGCCAGGTCAAGTCGATCGTCGACGAGATCGAGGAGCGGCTGCAGAAGGAGCTCGGCGCCAAGCCGGTACGCCGCGAGGGCGACCGCGACGCCCGCTGGATCCTCCTCGACTACGTCGACATCGTGATCCACGTCCAGCACAGCGAGGAGCGTGTGTTCTACGCGCTCGAGCGGCTGTGGAAGGACTGCCCCGAGATCGCCCTCCCCGAGGACGCGATCAAGACCCGGGGCAAGGCCGAGGAGCACGCCCAGCTCAACGGCGGCACGGAAGGTGACCAGAGCTGA
- the nadD gene encoding nicotinate-nucleotide adenylyltransferase, producing MGEQEVPTGRGKRRLGVMGGTFDPIHHGHLVAASEVAAHFHLDEVIFVPTGQPWQKSHKQVSPAEDRYLMTVIATASNPQFSVSRSDIDRGGPTYTIDTLRDLRTVHGDADLFFITGADALSQILTWRDAEELFSLSHFIGVTRPGHLLTDDGLPKGGVSLVEVPALAISSTDCRARVAQGEPVWYLVPDGVVRYIDKRQLYRGE from the coding sequence ATGGGAGAGCAGGAAGTGCCTACCGGCCGCGGCAAGCGCCGACTCGGCGTGATGGGCGGGACATTCGACCCGATCCATCACGGACACCTGGTGGCGGCGAGCGAAGTGGCCGCTCACTTCCACCTCGACGAGGTCATCTTCGTCCCGACCGGGCAGCCTTGGCAGAAGAGCCACAAGCAGGTGTCCCCGGCCGAGGACCGCTATCTGATGACGGTCATCGCGACTGCGTCCAACCCGCAGTTCTCGGTCAGCCGCAGTGACATCGACCGCGGCGGACCGACCTACACGATCGATACGCTGCGGGACCTGCGCACGGTTCACGGCGACGCGGACCTCTTCTTCATCACCGGCGCCGACGCCCTCTCCCAGATCCTGACCTGGCGGGACGCCGAGGAGCTGTTCTCGCTCTCCCACTTCATCGGCGTGACCCGGCCGGGTCATCTGCTGACGGACGACGGGCTGCCCAAGGGCGGCGTCTCGCTGGTGGAGGTTCCCGCGCTGGCGATCTCGTCCACGGACTGCCGTGCCAGGGTCGCGCAGGGGGAGCCGGTCTGGTATCTGGTGCCGGACGGTGTCGTCCGTTACATCGACAAGCGCCAGCTGTACCGCGGCGAATGA
- a CDS encoding LCP family protein: MNDRQNPYDPYQQPQIIGYDEYGQPVYQQQGQQQYDPYQQQPQQGYGYDPYAGAQQQQYDPYAAQPTQQQQAQPAQQGYGYDDSGYGAYGYDTGRQPAVDDSTQQWSAPEAAPAAPVAAAPAPPVPEQRREPEPAPDTAVPGQRRGERDHGTEQFSFIEEPDEDSEDVIDWLKFTESRSERREEARRRGHNRMVALIVVVALVVVGGAGYLWFAGKIPGVSGSDEQNATATGPQKRDVIVVHLHNTKKGGTSTALLVDNVTTEQGTTVLLPNSLAVASEDGSTTTLGKSVDDDGSSGTREAIDTLLGTSISGTWRLDTPYLENLVELVGNIEVDTDTDVPDAKKGASPLVNKGEAQTLSGPMAVAYATYQGPGEPEAKQLTRFGEVMRSVLRKLSEDPKAATITIETLAQILDPSLPEQDLGASLAKLAGHAKVGDYKTELLPVQSDGTMTEKATESVVKDVLGGKVKAPDQGAAVRVGIKNATGNAKGTEHARIQLVNGGYAFVDGGKADAAASSEVVYGAAEDKAKAIEVAKTLGLPESSVKKGEPAANADVSVALGQNYKIPE; this comes from the coding sequence GTGAACGACCGACAGAACCCGTACGACCCGTACCAGCAGCCGCAGATCATCGGCTACGACGAGTACGGGCAGCCGGTCTACCAGCAGCAGGGGCAGCAGCAGTACGACCCGTACCAGCAGCAGCCGCAGCAGGGCTACGGCTATGACCCGTACGCCGGTGCGCAGCAGCAGCAGTACGACCCGTACGCCGCTCAGCCCACGCAGCAGCAGCAGGCGCAGCCGGCCCAGCAGGGGTACGGGTACGACGACTCCGGTTACGGCGCGTACGGCTACGACACCGGCCGGCAGCCGGCCGTGGACGACTCCACCCAGCAGTGGAGCGCGCCCGAGGCGGCCCCCGCGGCACCGGTGGCTGCCGCCCCCGCGCCACCGGTGCCCGAACAGCGGCGCGAGCCCGAACCCGCGCCCGACACCGCCGTTCCCGGGCAGCGACGTGGCGAGCGTGACCACGGAACCGAGCAGTTCTCCTTCATCGAGGAGCCCGACGAGGACTCCGAAGATGTCATCGACTGGCTGAAATTCACCGAGAGCCGCAGCGAGCGGCGCGAGGAAGCACGTCGGCGTGGGCACAACCGGATGGTCGCGCTCATAGTCGTCGTGGCTCTCGTGGTCGTCGGCGGCGCGGGCTACCTCTGGTTCGCCGGGAAGATCCCCGGGGTCTCCGGCAGCGACGAGCAGAACGCCACGGCGACCGGCCCCCAGAAACGGGACGTCATCGTCGTCCATCTGCACAACACCAAGAAGGGCGGCACCTCCACGGCGCTGCTCGTCGACAACGTCACCACCGAGCAGGGCACCACCGTCCTGCTCCCCAACTCGCTTGCGGTGGCCTCTGAGGACGGGTCCACCACGACGCTCGGCAAGTCCGTCGACGACGACGGGTCCTCCGGCACCCGCGAGGCCATCGACACCCTCCTCGGCACCAGCATCAGTGGCACCTGGCGGCTCGACACCCCGTACCTCGAGAACCTCGTCGAGCTGGTGGGCAACATCGAGGTCGACACCGACACGGATGTGCCCGACGCCAAGAAGGGCGCTTCGCCGCTCGTGAACAAGGGGGAGGCGCAGACGCTGAGCGGCCCCATGGCCGTCGCGTACGCCACATATCAGGGCCCGGGCGAGCCGGAGGCCAAGCAGCTGACGCGCTTCGGAGAGGTCATGCGCAGCGTGCTGCGCAAGCTGTCGGAGGACCCCAAGGCCGCGACCATCACCATCGAGACCCTCGCGCAGATCCTCGACCCCTCCCTGCCCGAGCAGGACCTGGGCGCCTCGCTGGCGAAGCTCGCGGGGCACGCCAAGGTGGGCGACTACAAGACGGAGCTGCTTCCGGTCCAGAGCGACGGAACCATGACCGAGAAGGCCACCGAAAGCGTCGTCAAGGACGTCCTGGGCGGCAAGGTGAAGGCCCCTGACCAGGGTGCGGCCGTACGCGTGGGCATCAAGAACGCCACGGGGAACGCGAAGGGCACGGAGCACGCCAGGATTCAGCTCGTCAACGGTGGCTATGCCTTCGTCGACGGCGGCAAGGCGGACGCCGCGGCATCGTCCGAAGTGGTCTACGGGGCCGCGGAGGACAAGGCGAAGGCGATCGAGGTCGCCAAGACCCTGGGCCTGCCGGAGAGCTCGGTGAAGAAGGGCGAGCCCGCGGCGAATGCCGATGTGTCCGTCGCCCTCGGACAGAACTACAAGATCCCCGAGTAG